A DNA window from Hydra vulgaris chromosome 13, alternate assembly HydraT2T_AEP contains the following coding sequences:
- the LOC105843189 gene encoding cysteine-rich secretory protein 2 isoform X3, which produces MNMVWCNVNTKVYISFLTIYFIAIVNGEFNFINFQFVREPEKCLFAHNNIRKFWHNTSELKWDDELAYGATKWATHLALKNDKQHSDMNNYGENIFLMNGDTSLRCIDAVYEWYKERQKTHYDFNNIKFDPKAGHMLQLLWKTAKNVGVGIVTAQGNIWIVARYTPGQEVETSYKDYIKKPVKDGFPKKQELSSSENHQTLNSAITFKISKACNDVKDKWSFCKERVSDCKDNPTFRENCPLTCGTSSECKTENDNWTDWVKVSPCMADCQYRMERYCINSSKDNEVNSCPGKSTSYVGCTDCKCKDVDPNCIKEKATGRCAFSAEWAKIKCRKTCGFCTREEL; this is translated from the exons atgaACATGGTTTGGTGCAATGTAAATactaaagtatatatttcatttttaactatatattttattgcaattgtaAACGGagaatttaatttcattaattttcaatttgttcGAGAACCAGAGAAATGCCTTTTTGCACACAACAATATTAGGAAATTCTGGCACAATACAAGCGAATTAAAATGGGATGACGAACTTGCTTACGGTGCTACAAAGTGGGCAACTcatttagcattaaaaaatgataaacaacACTCTGATATGAATAACTACGGCGAAAACATATTTCTTATGAATGGTGACACTTCTTTACGGTGCATTGATGCAGTCTATGAATGGTATAA agAAAGACAGAAAACACATTAcgattttaataatatcaaatttgaCCCAAAAGCTGGTCATATGCTTCAGCTGTTGTGGAAGACAGCAAAAAATGTTGGTGTTGGAATTGTAACAGCGCAGGGCAATATATGGATTGTTGCAAGATACACTCCAGGTCAAGAAGTGGAAACAAGTTATAAAGATTACATAAAAAAGCCAGTCAAAG atggGTTTCCTAAAAAACAAGAATTATCTTCAAGTGAAAACCATCAGACCCTTAATTCTGCTATTAccttcaaaatttcaaaagcaTGTAATGATGTAAAAGATAAATGGAGTTTTTGTAAAGAACGCGTCTCTGATTGCAAAGATAACCCAACGTTTAGAGAGAACTGTCCGTTAACATGTGGAACTTCTTCTGAATGCAAAACAGAAAATGATAACTGGACGGATTGGGTGAAAGTTTCACCTTGTATG gCTGATTGCCAATATAGAATGGAACGGTATTGCATTAATTCGTCAAAGGATAATGAAGTAAACAGTTGCCCCGGAAAAAGTACAAGTTACGTAGGCTGTACAGATTGTAAATGTAAAGACGTAGATCCCAATTGCATCAAAGAAAAAGCAACGGGGCGCTGTGCATTTTCAGCTGAATGGGCTAAAATAAAATGCAGGAAAACTTGCGGATTTTGTACAAGAGAag